The Sorangiineae bacterium MSr11954 DNA segment AACGGTGGGAATCGCGTGCTCGTCGCTGGTCACCGTGACGGTGCCGGCGAGGCCCGCGACCGTCACCTCCGCGGAGAGCTCGGGCAAGGACCCGCGGAGGACGAGCGCGGCGAACCCCACGGCGGCGAGCCCCAGACCTGCCACGGCCGCGGCCCCCCAGAGCACGAGGCGCCGCCGTCTCGTGCGCGCTCGGGTCATGACGCCTGCTCGGCTGCCCGCACGGCCTCGTCGAAGATCGTGGCGATGGAGTCCACCTGCTCGGCCGTGACGATGAGCGGCGGGAGGAAGCGCACGACGCAATCGCTCCGGCCGCCCAGCTCGACGATGAGGCCTCGCCGCAGCGCTTCGGATTGAATGAGCCGGGCCTTCGCGGGCGCAGGCGGGTGCGCGCCCACGCCGTCGGCCTCGCGCTCCCGATCGACGATCTCGGCGCCGACCATCAGCCCGCGCCCGCGCACCTCGCCGATGCAACGCGACCGGCCTTGGACCGCGAGGAGGTGCTCGCGCAGGCGCTCGCCCATGGCGCCGGCGTGACGATCGAGGCGCTGCTCGCGGACCACCTCGATGGTGGCGATGCCCGCGGCCATGGCGAGCTGGTTGCCGCGGAACGTGCCCGCGTGCGCGCCCGGCGCCCAACGATCGAGCTCCTTGTCGTAGATCACCACGCTCATCGGCAGTCCGCCGCCGATGGCCTTCGACAGAACGAGCACGTCCGGCACCACGTCCGCGTGCTCGAAGGCGAACATGGCCCCCGTGCGGCCGAGGCCCGATTGAACCTCGTCGACGATCAAGGGAATGCCGCGTTCGCGCGTGATGCGGCGGATCTCCTGCAACCAGGGGAGCGGCGCGGGGATGACCCCGCCCTCGCCTTGAACCGGCTCGACCACCAGGGCCGCAGGCGCGACGATGCCGCTATTGGGATCGTCGAGCAGCCGCTCCACGAAGGTGCTGGCCACCCGTCCGCTCTCCGCGCCCCCGACCCCGAAGGGGCATCGGTATGCGTAGGGGTAGGGCAGGAAGTGCACGTCGGGCATGAGGCCCGCGATGGGCTCCTTCGGGCCGCGGCTCCCGGTGAGCGCCAGGGCGCCGTGGGTCATGCCGTGGTAGGCCCCGCGAAATGCCAGCACCGAGCGGCGGCCGGTGGCCGTCTTCACGAGCTTGAGCGCGGCCTCGATGGCATCGGCGCCCGTGGGCCCGCAGAACTGGATGCGCGCCCTCTCGGCGAAGCGGGGCGGCAGGAGCGCGATGAGATCGTCGATGAAGCGGTGCTTGACCGGCGTCGTCAGGTCCAGGGTCTGCATCGGCAGATCCTGGGCGAGCGCCCGCACGAGCGCCTCCTTGACGCGCGGGTGGTTGTGCCCGAGCGCGAGCGCGCCCGCCCCGGCCAGGCAGTCGATGTACGAGCGCCCGTCCGTGTCTTTGACGTGGATCCCGCTCGCGCTCGCGAGGGCGAGCGGCAACCCCCGCGGGTAGCTTCGCGCGTTCGATTCCCGCGCCGCTTGGTGCTCGAGGTAAATGCCGCTGCTCTGGAGCGGCGCGTCGTGGACCGAATGGGGAGAAGAGCTCTGCAACGAAGGTACGTTCACGGCCTGTTCCTTTTGGTGGAGTGCATGGTGTGCTCCTCGTTCATGAGGTGCTCCTCGCGAGCGCGGGCTCGCTCTCATGAGCGTTGAAGGCCTCGACGACCGGCCCCGGGGAGAGCGGCTGCGCCGTGACCGCGATCTCGGAGAGAACGCCGAAGTCCATGTGCAAGCAGCGATCGGCGACCCCGAAGTACTGCTCGTCGTGGCTGATGACGAGCGCGGTCTTCCCCTGCGCCCGCAGCTCGGGGAGAAACTCCCGGTAGAAGACCCTTCGAAACTCGGGGTCCTGATCGGCCGCCCACTCGTCGAAGAGGTAGAACGAGCGATCCTCGAGCAGGGCCGCGATGAGCGCCAGCCGTTTGCGCTGCCCGGTCGAGAGCCCGCCCACGCGCAACCTTCCACCCTCGACGGTCACGCGGCGATCGAGCTTGAGCCGCTCGAGGTACCCGGTCACCCGTTCGCGGGCGCGGGCATCTCCGAGATCGAGCTGCTCGTCGAAGACATGGTAGTCGGCGAAGATGGCCGAGAAGATCTGGCGGTACTGGTCGCGGTTCGCGGCGCCGATGGCCACTCCATCGACGCGGAGCTCGCCCTCTTCGGGGGCATAGAGCCCGAGCAGCACCTTGGCGAGGGTGGTCTTGCCGCTCCCGTTGCCCCCCACGAGGAACACGATCTCGCCCGGGCGGAAGTCGAGCGCGATGGGGCCGAGTCGAAAGCTCGTCTCCTCGTACTCGCGCATGTAGCTGTGGGTGACGCCGCGGAGCTCGATGCGCTGCCAGCTCGATCCGAGGGCGCGTGCGGGCAGGGCGGACAGCGCGCGCGGCTGGTCGGGATCGGCGAGCGCGAGCCCCAGGTCGTCGAGCTTCCGAAACGCCACGGCGGCGCGGCCGGCCGAGGGGGCGATCTCCACCAGCTGCGCCACGGGGCCCATCAGATACAAGAGGGTCAAGGTGGCGCCGGCGACCGCGGAGGCCGAGAGCCCTGCGGCGCTGGGAAGAACGAACACAGTCGCGCCGAGCGCGGCGTAAAACAGAAGTCCGCCCCAACCCATCCCCACGCTGTAGCGGGTCATGCCCCCGACGAAGTCGCGCTCGTAGGTGGTGAGGCTTTGGCCCAGCGAGTCGGCCAGAAAGGCCTCGCCTCGTTCGCGGTTGATCTTCAGCTCCTTGATGCCCACGGTGAGCGCGCGAAAGTGACGAAAGAGGGTGTCGCTGGTCTCGCGCGCCCGCTCGAAGAAGCGCAGCGCCCCGGCCTCTTGGAGTCGGAAGAGCGCGACGCCGAGGACGAGCGCGCAGAGCACCACGAGGAAGGCCGAGCGGGCGATCCAGGCGAGGTACACGAGGCAACCGAGGATGGTCGCGGCGCAGACGCAGATGTGGGGCAGCTGCACATAGGCTTGGGTGATGACGAGGGCGTCGTCGTTGAGCGCCGCCAAGAGACGATGGGGACCCTGCGCCTCGATCTGCCGAAGCGGCGCCTCGATGATGCTCCGGCCGAGCCTTCTCCGAACCTCGCCCACGATGGACTGACCGAGCCGGGTGAGGAGCACCTCCGAGACGCCCTTGCTGAGCACCGCCAGCAAGGTCAGTCCGATGAAGCTGGCGATCAGCCGTTCTCGGGCTTCGCCTGCTGCGGGCGCGCTGGACATGGCTTCGTGCACGAGGCCGATCACGGCGGCGCCCGCGAAGCCGCTGGCGAGACCCGCGCCGATCGCGCAGGCCACGACGGGCCATGAGCCCCTCAAGAGGGAACCAAAGGGGTTCATTCGCTTCGCCCCTTGATGCGGCGCGCGGCGCTTCGCGGGAGCGCCACCAACGCCGGCTCGGCCGGCGGCGCAGAGGGCTCGGCGCGGAGCGCGCGAACCCGCTCCGCCAGGCCGAGGGCCGTGGGGTGCTCGAAGAAGTCCTGGAGCGCCAGGGCGACCCCGAACACGTCGCGGACGCGATTGAGGATTTGCAGGGCGACCAGGGACTCGCCGCCCAGGGCGAAGAAGTCTTTGCTCGGATCGAGCTTGGGGACGCCGAAGGCTTCGGCCCAGAGGGCGGCCATTCGATCTTCCAGTCCGTCGAGGGATACGTCCTTCGCGTTCGGCGCGCGTGGGGAGGGCGAGGTGGTCGCGCTGGTCGATGGGGTTGCGTTGGTCGAGGCGGTTGCGCCGGTCGAGCGGGACGGCGGGCCGGCGGCGTGTTCCCGGTCGTTGGTGCCTGCTCCGAGGTGCTGCAGGAGGAGTCGCCCTTCGTCGTCCTTCGGGAGTCCGTCGAGCACCTGCGTGGAGACGAGGACGTGCGAGGGCGCGGTCTGCGCGATGAGCCGGCAGAAGACTTCTTGCCCCTCGGCTGCCGACATCGCCGGCATGGGGTCGGCGCCGTGCGGGAGGGAGTCGGGGCCGTGCGGCGGCAAGCGGATCGAGAGGCCCAGGGCTTCGAGCTGGGCGGCGGCGCGTGCGGCCATGCCGATGCCGCGCCAGCGATCGAGGCTCACGGAGATCGTCTTTCGCGCGGCGCGGCGGGCGAGGCTCTGCGCGAAGGCGTCGAGGAACGCGTTGGCGGCGGCGTAGCCTGCTCGCCCCACGCCTCCGCTCGACGCCGTGAGCGACGAGCAATAGAGGACGAAGTCGAGCGGCGCATCGCCAGGCGGCGCATCGCCAGGCGGCGCATCACCAGGCGGCGTGTCGCCGAGCGGCGCATCGCCAGGCGGCGTGTCGCCGAGCGGCGCATCGCCAGGCGGCGTGTCGCCGAGCGGCGTGTCGCCGAGCGGCGCATCGCCAGGCGGCGCATCGCCAGGCAGAGTGTCGCCAGGCAGAGTGTCGCCAGGCGGCGTGTCGCCGAGCGGCGCATCGCCAGGCGGCGTGTCGCCGAGCGGCGCGTTGCGGAGCGCCTCCTCGAGCGCGAGCGCGCCCAGCGCCTTGGGGCGCAGATCGGCGATGAAGGACTCGGCGGTGAGTCCTGCGAGGAGGCCGCCACCCGCGGTCCCGGCCGCGTGAATCACGCCGGCGAGGGGGCCGAATCGCTCGCGCGCCCGGGCGAGGACGGCGCGCACGGCCGAGACGTCGGCCACGTCGGCGCGCTCCACGAGCACCTCGGCGCCCAGGCTCTCGAGGAGGCGCACGCGCTGACATTGCTCGTCCGTGGGCTCCGAGCGGCCCATGAGCACGAGCCGCGCGCGCACCGCGCGCGCAAGGGTCTCGGCCAGGGCGAGCCCGATGCCGCCGAGCCCCCCCGTGATGAGGTACACGCC contains these protein-coding regions:
- a CDS encoding diaminobutyrate--2-oxoglutarate transaminase; its protein translation is MNVPSLQSSSPHSVHDAPLQSSGIYLEHQAARESNARSYPRGLPLALASASGIHVKDTDGRSYIDCLAGAGALALGHNHPRVKEALVRALAQDLPMQTLDLTTPVKHRFIDDLIALLPPRFAERARIQFCGPTGADAIEAALKLVKTATGRRSVLAFRGAYHGMTHGALALTGSRGPKEPIAGLMPDVHFLPYPYAYRCPFGVGGAESGRVASTFVERLLDDPNSGIVAPAALVVEPVQGEGGVIPAPLPWLQEIRRITRERGIPLIVDEVQSGLGRTGAMFAFEHADVVPDVLVLSKAIGGGLPMSVVIYDKELDRWAPGAHAGTFRGNQLAMAAGIATIEVVREQRLDRHAGAMGERLREHLLAVQGRSRCIGEVRGRGLMVGAEIVDREREADGVGAHPPAPAKARLIQSEALRRGLIVELGGRSDCVVRFLPPLIVTAEQVDSIATIFDEAVRAAEQAS
- a CDS encoding cyclic peptide export ABC transporter translates to MNPFGSLLRGSWPVVACAIGAGLASGFAGAAVIGLVHEAMSSAPAAGEARERLIASFIGLTLLAVLSKGVSEVLLTRLGQSIVGEVRRRLGRSIIEAPLRQIEAQGPHRLLAALNDDALVITQAYVQLPHICVCAATILGCLVYLAWIARSAFLVVLCALVLGVALFRLQEAGALRFFERARETSDTLFRHFRALTVGIKELKINRERGEAFLADSLGQSLTTYERDFVGGMTRYSVGMGWGGLLFYAALGATVFVLPSAAGLSASAVAGATLTLLYLMGPVAQLVEIAPSAGRAAVAFRKLDDLGLALADPDQPRALSALPARALGSSWQRIELRGVTHSYMREYEETSFRLGPIALDFRPGEIVFLVGGNGSGKTTLAKVLLGLYAPEEGELRVDGVAIGAANRDQYRQIFSAIFADYHVFDEQLDLGDARARERVTGYLERLKLDRRVTVEGGRLRVGGLSTGQRKRLALIAALLEDRSFYLFDEWAADQDPEFRRVFYREFLPELRAQGKTALVISHDEQYFGVADRCLHMDFGVLSEIAVTAQPLSPGPVVEAFNAHESEPALARSTS